The genomic segment CAAGCATATCATATCAAGTAAATCTGACATCACACTTGTACCACTTCACTAGGGCAAGAGCAATTAACTGTGCTAATGGCAGTGATGGAAAGATTCTTGTCTTCAAAGTTTGTCCAATTTATCCAGCACTTAAACAGCGCAAAAcactattttaagaaattacagAATATATAGGACGTGAGTGAAATGTAACAGCAAAGAACATAAGACGCTACAGATATGAACCTAATTTTAAGTAAAGATCAAGTACAAAACTTGGATTCATATAAGCAATAAGATAAAGGTGGTGATGTATAAACAGGCTTCCTTTAAATAAGATTTATCCCAGTGCATCTAAACTCATTCTActgccaacaaaacaaaacccacaatatTTAGACTTCTCAGCAATAGCCCCTCATAAAATGTAGTACAGTACAACTCTGGTTACATTTCAGAATTGAAGCCGTTGTTTGAGGTAGAACCAgcagaaatatatcaaaatacaCTATTTAAGGGGAATTTCAACTCATAAAACTAAACTTTCACCTACTCATTAGTCTTTTACAACTTTAAGTTTTCATATTAACTGTACTTTGTGAACATTTCACTCAATGACAATAAGAGTAGATATTTTACATTCACAGGCGAAAAATgtgcttgtttcttctttttccattaaaatactCCCATTTGTGAaacaaatgtttttctatttatcgTTTCAGATCTGGGTATTAGAGAATGGAGAATATTGTTCTTAGTATGTTTCCGTCTTCAGATTATTTAAGCTAAATTTCTGAAAAAACTCATTATGTAATTAGGACAAATTTTTTCACTCTCATTGACTCAACTGACCATCTTTTTCCAATTTATTAATCACATGCTATGAAATGCCATTATTCAACACTGAAaatatgtttcattattttcctctTCAGAAAGAGAAGTTGAAATAAGggcttcttttcattctctgatgAGCACTGCGCTCCTCCAACAGAAGTCAAGTAAGTATCCACTCTATTTTATTACTTGAAAGTAGTATTTTGAAGTCCAGAGACAATGGACTGTGAAGATTACATCTCCTATGTATTCCCCAGACAACATTTCCCAGCTTGGTTGCAGCACAAGGAATCATCTCATGGTTCGTGTTTACCTTCTGCCTGATAAAGCATAATGATTTCTATTTTAGGGTACCCCAGCAAAAGGATTTTGATGGTGGTGGTGTCTGATGTTTAATTTAGACTAATTTTCATGTGTAAGTAAAGATTATATTCAAGGTTTGATaggcattctatttttttttttttttttttttttttttttttagtgttaacATTCTTAAGAGCTGAAAACCAAAGCTCTTTTAGGGAATGTAGTCTTTATAAAAAGGGTCGATGTTTTGGTGACTCCTCGTCATTATTCTCCCTTGTTTTCGAAGTATGTCCAGTCAGATTAATCAGTCGTATAACAGTAAATTCAAAGACAGCACCTGTTGGCTAGTCTGTTCCTACTGACTGACTTACTGCTTTCTACATTTTGGGTAACTCTGAAATGCTTGCAAGTTCCACCAAAGTCCGAGCAGATTTGATAATACGCATGATAGAAATTCCTAAGTCGGAACCACAAACTTGTCCACTCTGCAGAATGgtcaatttgaaaaatatagtaagttgaattttaaagtaaatgttgaccaattatttttaataaaaattaatatattttaggtCCTTCATTTGAACAGACAGCCGTCGTTCCTTAGCAAATGCCTGTATTTATTGGTATTAGCAAAACTTGAACATCTGTAATTCTGTAAAGATGACCAGTGTTTCCTTGACAAAgtttttgtttcagttctttCTGAATGGTGTTTTAAAGGGTACTGAGTTACACCTTTAGCTCTGACCTTTAAGAAACAGATTATTATGTCCTTTAGTAACTTTACAAAGTGATTGATGGCACACACTTCTCCATCAAAGAGATGCTTATCTAAATctacaaaaagataaatatgccCGGAAAGCTCATGTAATATTTTTTGCTGAAGATAAAATTCCCTCTGTTTAGGAAGTAGTAGTTCATAAACTGCCATCCTTGAATGGGTTCTTACGACTCGCTCACAAATATCTATGACTCGGCACAAACTTTCTGAAGGGAAATGCaagccattttcctttttaacacaTAACAGTGATCCAATTTTAGAGGATTTGAGATCTGATGCATATAGTGCACTGATGCAGTCCTCACATGTTAAAAGAGCTGATAACTTATTTGCAATATAACCAGCACACCAGGTAAGATTTTGCCTATGATCTGACAGGTCTAGTAATGCCTCACTTAGCGAACAGTCAGACCAGTCTTGGCAAATATCCTCTTTGCGAAAAAGAGTCTTTATAACGCTGATACCATACTGACGCTGAACTGTCCAAAGGGCCAAGTCCGTCCTTCGAGCAACTGAAATGTCAAGGATGCTTACTTCACCTAGAAAAACCTCATCTTGTAATCTGTATCTGGTCTCCAAATTATGGTAAGCTTTCTGGAATGCCATGCAGGTAGGGTTAGAACTGGTTACCAATACCTGTCTAAGCATCTTTAGAAATAATTCCAGATGATCTTGACTGAATTTGTAAGTCAGAAGATATGGAAAAGGCATGACTTTTGGGGAAACGTAATTTTGGTAGAGCCATTTTAAGCTCTCAGCATTAAGCAAAAATCCCAGGAATCCCAGTTTTCGCTTACCTTTAATTATTTGATTATTGCTAATGTCAGATAATGTAACAAAAATAGTCTTGGCTTCAATTAACACATGGttgattttattaaaagtttcGGGTAATAGAGGTCCTTTAAGTCCCTTTCCATAATAGTTCCTACTATTAAAAATGTCAAACAGATTGTTAATTAAGCGTAAGAACTGGATGGTACCAATACAGTTTTGAAAAGGAGGCAGGCCTAATGACAGCAAACATTCTAACGCGCTGGCCACGCTCTCACTGAAGAGTTGGGCAGCACAATTCATTTTCAGTATGTGGTTCTTCAAATTTGCAAGTTTTCTTGGGATTTTCTCCATATTTGATAATTCCTGTTCCTCTAGTGCTGCTAACCCCACAAGGTGCTGCCAGTGTGCTGTGCCATTAATGAACTGAATGCTTTGAAAATTCTGAAATGCATTTCTTATTAATCTAAGCAAGTGGCAAGAATCAAAGAAGTATGCAATCTGTTGACTAGAAGATGAAGGATGCTGAAATGTACACTTCATGTTGTCTCCATCAAGATGTATCCCCAATGCTTTTGCCATCTGAACACTGTGAGCTGTAGCATCAGACGTGACAGCTAGAACTGTGATCCCTATGTCACTCAGTTTGCCAATCGTCAGACGAAGCAGCTGAGCTTGAAAATATCCAGACGCCCTGTTTACAAAAAAATAACCAAGAGGTGTCCTCCAGTGACCAGAAATACCCACTGCCATGAGCAAAATAGTTTCTGAGGCAAGTGGCGTTTCATCAGCATCAAGTTTGCCAAGACCAAAGTCCATAAACCCTAGCAAATGGTGACTGCTGGGGTCCCACTGAAGTTGTTGCTTGAGAGATATACCTTTTATTATCAGTGAACAATACTGATATAGCTGGTCTCCATTCTCTACTTTttgttgaagaaaagaaaaaacgttGCTGCTGAAACCTGGACCGGGTTTGCATTTGGACAGCcatctagaaaatgtaaaaaatgaaaaacataaaacacaaatgaagaaattaaaaaagggaaaatgccTTAAATGGCATTTTCTACTAAAGTAGCCTCAAATCGCTGTTGAAATAAAGCCAAGTATAGTAGCCAAATTCTATCAACATTTCAAGCATATATTCATAGTTAtgataaaatagataatagagaAACTTAGAAACACAGAATAGCAACTGAAGATGCAAACATACCACAACATTTTTAACTTCTTACTCACTTCTTAATAAAAATCAATTACCCAGTTTGTTCTCATTGATGTGTTTGTAATTTAGATCATAAACCAGTCTTACCTGTACATTCactgagatgagaaaactgtTGAGGGGGAAAGAAACTGAGAACAGCTAGTACAtctaccccattttatagatgaggaaactgggaggaagagggagaggttaAGTTGCCTGGCCCATGTTGTGCTGCTAGTCATGCACAAATGTGAAAACTAGCTTTCCTGAGGCCCTTGTTCAGTGCTTTTTCTCACTGCTCTTCGAATTATGCCCTTTGGGGCAATAGAGTGTCTGCATCTGTTTGCTCCTATCCAAAGTACCTACACTATTATCTTTATCTTAGGAGTTCTTTCATAGTATTTCTTTGATCTTCCCAAACTGCtgattattcttttctatttctgttagtGTCTGTCACTAACAAACAGAATTCTTTTCACTCAGTTCTAATTTACACTTTCTAATTTGTTATAGATCAGGAAAGGAAGTAGCCAAGTTTAATAATTGTCTAAAATAAGACTAAATGGATTCTGAGGTAGACTGAAGTGTTCATCTTCACTGAAGTTTACTTTTATAActcaaatgactttttttttaaggttgaatttCTGATTTTGGGGCTATATTCCAGGCTGCCAAGGTTTCTTCCTGGACAGCCATCTCtatttaatagaaattttaatgTACTTCCAGAAGTATTTCAGGACAGggctttccaaatattttgctgCAACCAAGAAGTTTCATGAACACAATCTAcccttactatatgccaggtacaaatatacgtgtgtatataaatgtatatacaaaatttAATGCCACTTATgacccactaaattgatttcaagATGCACTAACAGATCTGAAAAACAGAGTTACAGAATGCAAAAGACATACTCTGACTATTTAGGAGACAAAAGTATTAATCagttgtttatatttaaaaacagggcaaaataataagacaatgagaaaacagaataGTGGCTCTCCACCAGGGTGCTACAGCCCACTAGTACATTGAAAAGCCTTTTCAAGTGTGTCACCAAATTTTAATcagttgtttaaaatttattcttttgcagTAGGATTCTCAAATGAACACTAAAGATGCTAAATATGTTACATGTGCAGTAAGTATCTAATGAAACTACTTAATGCTTCAAGGTAAAAGTTCTAGTTTAAATAGGTTAAAAAAGCTTATGTTCCGGTGAGcttgctttttaaatgaaaattaaatggtaTCTTAATGTCCACAACTACTAGAATGATGTTTCTCAGGCAGAAAAATATGTGGActtgttgattttttctttttaagtttttaaaactgaGAGTAGAAACACTCAAACCAAGTTTTTAGTGTTGTAGGGAAGTGACTGATTTCTCTCTCAAACCAACTTTTTTccccaattaaaatgaaaaaaaactttttctgaTTGTATAAAATGacacatccattttttaaaatactgaaagaatatagaaaagtgcaaaaaagtaaaaatcactgTTActacatgaacttatttacaaaacaaaaatagactcaaagacatagaaaacaaacgcatggttaccaaaggggtggCACGGGGTGGGGGCccggagggataaattgggaatttgggattagcagatacacaccactatatataaaatagagaaacaacaagggcctattgtatagcacagggaactatattcaatatcttgtaataactgaaaatggaaaagaatcccaaaaagaatatatatatgtatatctaaatcaccttcctgtacacctgaaacaacatagcattgtaaatcagctacactccaataaataaataaatagatatttttaaaaaatcacttaataTTTCAGGGACATTCTTCCAGATCTCTTTATGTATACATAACtagatataattttcaaaaattatactGAACCTATTTTTCTTTACTATAGTAATGTTATAGACATACTTTTGCATGTTCTTAACTACTGACCTACAGCAATATTTTAAGTGTACACATAGTAAAACTAAAGCATAAATAATTGAACCAACCTGTattgaaggacacttaggttgtttctaatttttaaacaataCAAAGAGCAACACAATGTGTGTTTGTGGGCACACATACAGTTATACATATCTATGTCATTTATGCAATTCCTAGGAGTAGGATGCAGGGGTAAATTTACTTATGCATgtattagaataaatgaactcAACTTTTAAAGAAGTTTTGGGCTGCAGGTGCACATAATTGAGtcaatttaaatataattcacattccCAAATTGTCCTTCAGACAGTTTATACCAATTATAATTGACATACtcatcaatatattttaaattaaacattagcTTAGTTATGGAATAATTATAGGGAGTCACTTGGGTAGCTTAAAGCTCTGCTTAGGAAAAATATTGTGCTGAAGAGCCATAATGCTGAGCTGGGTGTTCTTTTTTAAGACTATTAGCTCCTCCCACTGTCTTGGTTATTTCTGAAGCTCTCACATCAACTCACCTATACAGGGAGCTAATTTACTAAACTGCAATGAAtaccaaaatagaaaattaaattaggAACAGAAACAATCTACTAAGATCATACTAAATGTATCACTATTATAATTAGGAAAGCTGAGGGTGCTATGACATTATTTCAAAGGAGCTGTGAAAACAAACTACCTTAAAGACCCAAAGCTCTGGAATTATAAGAAGCAGAGCCGNNNNNNNNNNNNNNNNNNNNNNNNNNNNNNNNNNNNNNNNNNNNNNNNNNNNNNNNNNNNNNNNNNNNNNNNNNNNNNNNNNNNNNNNNNNNNNNNNNNNNNNNNNNNNNNNNNNNNNNNNNNNNNNNNNNNNNNNNNNNNNNNNNNNNNNNNNNNNNNNNNNNNNNNNNNNNNNNNNNNNNNNNNNNNNNNNNNNNNNNGGGGAAATGAAGG from the Lagenorhynchus albirostris chromosome 4, mLagAlb1.1, whole genome shotgun sequence genome contains:
- the THAP9 gene encoding DNA transposase THAP9 isoform X1 codes for the protein MTRSCSAVGCSTRDTVLSRERGLSFHQFPTDTIQRSKWIRAVNRMDPRSKKIWIPGPGAMLCSKHFQESDFESYGIRRKLKKGAVPSVSLYKVLQGVHLKGKARQKILKQPLPDNSQEVATEDHNYSLKRPLTIGAEKLAEVQQMLQMSRKRLASAKNYRMIKKRKGLRLIDALVEEKLLSEETECLLRAQFSDFKWELYNWRETAEYSTEMKQFACTLYLCSSKVYDYVRKILKLPHSSILRTWLSKCKPGPGFSSNVFSFLQQKVENGDQLYQYCSLIIKGISLKQQLQWDPSSHHLLGFMDFGLGKLDADETPLASETILLMAVGISGHWRTPLGYFFVNRASGYFQAQLLRLTIGKLSDIGITVLAVTSDATAHSVQMAKALGIHLDGDNMKCTFQHPSSSSQQIAYFFDSCHLLRLIRNAFQNFQSIQFINGTAHWQHLVGLAALEEQELSNMEKIPRKLANLKNHILKMNCAAQLFSESVASALECLLSLGLPPFQNCIGTIQFLRLINNLFDIFNSRNYYGKGLKGPLLPETFNKINHVLIEAKTIFVTLSDISNNQIIKGKRKLGFLGFLLNAESLKWLYQNYVSPKVMPFPYLLTYKFSQDHLELFLKMLRQVLVTSSNPTCMAFQKAYHNLETRYRLQDEVFLGEVSILDISVARRTDLALWTVQRQYGISVIKTLFRKEDICQDWSDCSLSEALLDLSDHRQNLTWCAGYIANKLSALLTCEDCISALYASDLKSSKIGSLLCVKKENGLHFPSESLCRVIDICERVVRTHSRMAVYELLLPKQREFYLQQKILHELSGHIYLFVDLDKHLFDGEVCAINHFVKLLKDIIICFLKVRAKGVTQYPLKHHSERTETKTLSRKHWSSLQNYRCSSFANTNKYRHLLRNDGCLFK
- the THAP9 gene encoding DNA transposase THAP9 isoform X2, which encodes MDPRSKKIWIPGPGAMLCSKHFQESDFESYGIRRKLKKGAVPSVSLYKVLQGVHLKGKARQKILKQPLPDNSQEVATEDHNYSLKRPLTIGAEKLAEVQQMLQMSRKRLASAKNYRMIKKRKGLRLIDALVEEKLLSEETECLLRAQFSDFKWELYNWRETAEYSTEMKQFACTLYLCSSKVYDYVRKILKLPHSSILRTWLSKCKPGPGFSSNVFSFLQQKVENGDQLYQYCSLIIKGISLKQQLQWDPSSHHLLGFMDFGLGKLDADETPLASETILLMAVGISGHWRTPLGYFFVNRASGYFQAQLLRLTIGKLSDIGITVLAVTSDATAHSVQMAKALGIHLDGDNMKCTFQHPSSSSQQIAYFFDSCHLLRLIRNAFQNFQSIQFINGTAHWQHLVGLAALEEQELSNMEKIPRKLANLKNHILKMNCAAQLFSESVASALECLLSLGLPPFQNCIGTIQFLRLINNLFDIFNSRNYYGKGLKGPLLPETFNKINHVLIEAKTIFVTLSDISNNQIIKGKRKLGFLGFLLNAESLKWLYQNYVSPKVMPFPYLLTYKFSQDHLELFLKMLRQVLVTSSNPTCMAFQKAYHNLETRYRLQDEVFLGEVSILDISVARRTDLALWTVQRQYGISVIKTLFRKEDICQDWSDCSLSEALLDLSDHRQNLTWCAGYIANKLSALLTCEDCISALYASDLKSSKIGSLLCVKKENGLHFPSESLCRVIDICERVVRTHSRMAVYELLLPKQREFYLQQKILHELSGHIYLFVDLDKHLFDGEVCAINHFVKLLKDIIICFLKVRAKGVTQYPLKHHSERTETKTLSRKHWSSLQNYRCSSFANTNKYRHLLRNDGCLFK
- the THAP9 gene encoding DNA transposase THAP9 isoform X3, with amino-acid sequence MLQMSRKRLASAKNYRMIKKRKGLRLIDALVEEKLLSEETECLLRAQFSDFKWELYNWRETAEYSTEMKQFACTLYLCSSKVYDYVRKILKLPHSSILRTWLSKCKPGPGFSSNVFSFLQQKVENGDQLYQYCSLIIKGISLKQQLQWDPSSHHLLGFMDFGLGKLDADETPLASETILLMAVGISGHWRTPLGYFFVNRASGYFQAQLLRLTIGKLSDIGITVLAVTSDATAHSVQMAKALGIHLDGDNMKCTFQHPSSSSQQIAYFFDSCHLLRLIRNAFQNFQSIQFINGTAHWQHLVGLAALEEQELSNMEKIPRKLANLKNHILKMNCAAQLFSESVASALECLLSLGLPPFQNCIGTIQFLRLINNLFDIFNSRNYYGKGLKGPLLPETFNKINHVLIEAKTIFVTLSDISNNQIIKGKRKLGFLGFLLNAESLKWLYQNYVSPKVMPFPYLLTYKFSQDHLELFLKMLRQVLVTSSNPTCMAFQKAYHNLETRYRLQDEVFLGEVSILDISVARRTDLALWTVQRQYGISVIKTLFRKEDICQDWSDCSLSEALLDLSDHRQNLTWCAGYIANKLSALLTCEDCISALYASDLKSSKIGSLLCVKKENGLHFPSESLCRVIDICERVVRTHSRMAVYELLLPKQREFYLQQKILHELSGHIYLFVDLDKHLFDGEVCAINHFVKLLKDIIICFLKVRAKGVTQYPLKHHSERTETKTLSRKHWSSLQNYRCSSFANTNKYRHLLRNDGCLFK